The following coding sequences are from one Rutidosis leptorrhynchoides isolate AG116_Rl617_1_P2 chromosome 11, CSIRO_AGI_Rlap_v1, whole genome shotgun sequence window:
- the LOC139874847 gene encoding uncharacterized protein, producing the protein MSVRLVIQEVTYTIISAYAPHAGLRAAEKRHLWESLDEVVRMCPSDHRLLIGGDLNGYIGTNVEGYPGAHGGFGYGVRNEEGLSILDFDVAHDLVVANSFFKKTNAQLETFHSGGNSTQIDYLLLRKGDLRTCGDCKALTDLTWSSQHRLLVMDLVLQRRVTKSVRPVQPKILWKKLNGEKAETFKTLVVERLEAEVEMVSQD; encoded by the coding sequence ATGTCAGTTAGGTTAGTTATCCAGGAGGTGACCTACACGATCATTAGTGCTTACGCGCCGCATGCGGGCCTTAGGGCAGCTGAAAAGAGACACTTATGGGAATCGTTAGACGAGGTTGTGAGGATGTGCCCTTCGGACCATCGATTACTTATTGGGGGGGATCTAAATGGTTATATAGGAACGAATGTCGAGGGTTACCCGGGTGCCCATGGGGGCTTTGGGTACGGTGTAAGAAATGAGGAAGGGCTCTCTATTCTTGATTTTGATGTGGCTCACGATTTGGTTGTTGCGAATTCGTTCTTCAAGAAAACGAATGCTCAGCTAGAAACTTTTCATAGCGGAGGTAATAGTACCCAGATTGACTATTTGTTGCTTCGCAAAGGGGATCTTAGGACATGTGGGGACTGTAAGGCCCTGACAGACTTGACGTGGTCCTCCCAGCACAGATTGTTGGTCATGGATTTGGTTCTCCAGAGACGGGTCACCAAGAGCGTAAGGCCCGTCCAACCTAAAATCCTATGGAAGAAGTTGAACGGAGAGAAGGCAGAGACCTTTAAAACTTTGGTTGTTGAAAGACTTGAGGCAGAAGTGgaaatggtatctcaagattag